In a genomic window of Bacillota bacterium:
- a CDS encoding transposase, whose amino-acid sequence MFPVLQVLVQFLKDLYNVFDTRSIEALDAFISKYINSEIYSLAQYASGLQDDYNAVKNSLLYLDISNGPVEGINSRIKMKHRRSVGREGLELLNAYMVIPIKLINPYIRI is encoded by the coding sequence ATGTTCCCAGTGCTGCAAGTGCTGGTGCAATTCTTGAAAGACTTATACAATGTGTTTGATACCCGCAGTATTGAAGCATTGGATGCATTCATTTCAAAGTATATTAATTCCGAAATATATTCTTTGGCACAATATGCAAGTGGCCTTCAAGACGACTATAATGCCGTGAAAAACAGTTTGCTTTACCTGGATATCAGTAATGGTCCTGTCGAAGGCATTAACAGCAGAATCAAAATGAAACATAGACGTAGCGTAGGTAGAGAAGGCTTGGAATTGCTCAATGCATATATGGTGATCCCTATAAAGCTGATCAATCCATATATTCGTATTTGA
- a CDS encoding acyl-CoA thioesterase has product MFISETKFSVRYAETDQMGIVHHSNYPVWFEAARTGFFKKLGFPYSKIEGEGILLPLTEIKCCFKNPARYEDEIEVRVKMIKLTCVRIIFSYEVYNSLNKSLVATGETAHAWTDKNLKPLNLEKRLPELYEGLKRAVA; this is encoded by the coding sequence TTGTTTATTTCAGAGACAAAGTTTAGTGTAAGATATGCTGAAACAGACCAAATGGGAATTGTGCACCACTCTAATTATCCCGTTTGGTTTGAAGCTGCAAGAACCGGTTTTTTCAAGAAACTCGGCTTCCCATATTCAAAAATAGAAGGCGAAGGTATTTTACTCCCTTTAACAGAAATAAAGTGCTGCTTTAAAAACCCTGCCAGGTATGAGGATGAAATTGAAGTCAGGGTCAAGATGATAAAGCTGACGTGTGTAAGGATTATATTTTCTTATGAGGTTTACAACAGTCTTAACAAAAGTCTGGTAGCCACCGGGGAAACAGCTCATGCATGGACGGACAAAAACTTGAAGCCTCTTAATCTTGAGAAAAGACTACCGGAATTATATGAGGGATTAAAGAGGGCAGTAGCCTGA
- a CDS encoding Mrp/NBP35 family ATP-binding protein encodes MQQASEKNRSNGCPGEEKCNPEDFRCETHELNDIKRTVAVLSGKGGVGKSLVTSLLGVVMRRKGYNIGILDADITGPSIPKVFGADDYRADTSEFGIYPARTHNDIKIMSINLLLDKNDAPVIWRGPLIAGAVKQFWADVIWGKLDYLFFDMPPGTGDVPLTVFQFIPLDGIIIVTSPQDLVFLIVKKAYNMAKTMNVPILGIIENMSYAVCPECGKRINIFGESKAEKVARDMGIPFLGRLPVDPDLAALCDNGEIEKFDKNYVDGCIEMLEKRLGGD; translated from the coding sequence ATGCAGCAAGCTTCAGAAAAAAACAGAAGCAACGGGTGTCCGGGAGAAGAGAAATGTAATCCTGAGGATTTCAGGTGCGAAACACACGAACTCAATGATATTAAGAGGACAGTGGCTGTTTTAAGCGGCAAGGGTGGAGTAGGTAAATCCCTTGTAACATCCCTGCTGGGCGTTGTGATGAGGAGAAAAGGCTATAACATTGGCATACTGGATGCAGATATTACCGGCCCCTCTATCCCCAAGGTATTCGGCGCTGATGATTACAGGGCTGATACCAGTGAATTCGGCATATATCCTGCCAGAACACATAATGATATTAAAATCATGTCTATCAACCTGCTGCTGGATAAAAACGATGCACCGGTAATATGGAGGGGACCGCTGATCGCAGGAGCGGTAAAACAGTTCTGGGCCGATGTGATTTGGGGCAAGCTCGATTATTTGTTTTTTGATATGCCTCCGGGGACAGGAGATGTTCCGTTGACGGTATTCCAATTCATACCTCTGGATGGGATTATCATTGTGACTTCGCCGCAGGATTTAGTTTTTCTTATAGTCAAGAAGGCTTACAATATGGCAAAGACCATGAATGTTCCTATTCTCGGAATCATTGAAAACATGAGCTATGCAGTTTGTCCTGAATGTGGAAAGAGAATAAACATTTTTGGAGAAAGCAAGGCGGAAAAGGTTGCTCGGGACATGGGGATTCCGTTTCTGGGCAGACTGCCTGTTGACCCCGATCTGGCAGCTCTTTGTGACAACGGTGAAATTGAAAAATTCGATAAGAACTATGTGGATGGCTGCATAGAAATGCTTGAAAAAAGGCTGGGCGGTGATTGA
- a CDS encoding iron-sulfur cluster assembly scaffold protein — translation MYDEMYTDTVIEHFMCPRNVGSMNDADGEGTIGDPGCGDSLTIYIKVRNGIIEDISFLVLGCAAAIATSSMTTELAKGKTIEEAMKITEDDIVVALGGLPDNKRHCSNLGVKALRSAIENYYNRKVEINK, via the coding sequence ATGTATGATGAGATGTATACCGATACGGTGATTGAGCATTTCATGTGTCCCAGAAATGTAGGAAGCATGAATGATGCGGACGGAGAAGGGACCATCGGTGATCCCGGTTGTGGAGATTCACTGACTATTTATATTAAAGTAAGGAATGGAATTATTGAAGATATCAGTTTCCTTGTTTTGGGATGCGCCGCTGCAATAGCGACAAGCAGCATGACAACCGAACTGGCCAAAGGCAAGACAATAGAGGAAGCAATGAAAATAACTGAAGATGATATTGTAGTGGCGTTAGGCGGTCTGCCTGATAACAAGAGGCACTGTTCAAACCTTGGCGTGAAAGCTTTAAGAAGCGCTATTGAAAATTACTATAATAGAAAAGTTGAAATCAACAAATAA
- the scfB gene encoding thioether cross-link-forming SCIFF peptide maturase gives MVHTFTMNGYNFAVDGDSGSIHVLDDLSYRLLSGMQELAPLNDVIKHFNTGYSYKEIKEAYDEIKSLKEQGLLFSTPQNIDEMVLAKKDADSIKALCLHVSHDCNLSCEYCFASKGDYKSGRRLMTKDIALKAVDYLVSNSGYRHNIEIDFFGGEPLMNFDTVKEVVAYGRELENKTGKKFYFTITTNGILLDEEKINFINKYIDNVVISIDGRKEVHDSIRYDRAGRGTYDRIVPLAQKLVGGRNGKSYFVRGTFTSRNKDFSKDVMHLAEDLGFREISVEPVVGSGDELFIKEQDIPDILNEYEKFAAEYLKCLQEGSSCRFYHFNLNLYEGPCIYKRITACGAGFEYLAVSPEGYLYPCHQFVGQKEFIMGDVFEGIGNEKLKQSFKNNNILTKEKCRDCWAKLFCSGGCHANAWYSNGSILKPNEIACTLQKKRIECAIMIQALRHAESGIQLN, from the coding sequence ATGGTTCATACATTTACAATGAATGGCTATAATTTTGCAGTTGATGGGGACAGTGGAAGCATTCATGTGCTTGATGATTTAAGCTACCGGTTACTTTCAGGAATGCAGGAACTGGCTCCACTAAACGATGTAATTAAGCATTTCAATACAGGATATTCTTATAAAGAAATAAAGGAAGCTTATGACGAAATAAAATCCTTGAAAGAGCAGGGCCTTCTTTTTTCTACTCCACAAAATATTGACGAAATGGTCTTAGCCAAAAAAGATGCTGATAGTATAAAAGCCTTATGTTTGCATGTATCTCACGACTGTAACTTAAGTTGTGAATATTGCTTTGCTTCCAAAGGAGACTATAAAAGCGGTCGCAGGTTAATGACAAAGGATATTGCCTTGAAGGCTGTGGATTATCTTGTATCGAATTCCGGCTACAGGCATAACATTGAAATTGACTTTTTTGGCGGAGAACCTCTAATGAACTTTGATACGGTCAAAGAGGTTGTTGCCTACGGAAGAGAGCTTGAAAACAAAACCGGAAAGAAGTTCTATTTTACTATTACCACAAACGGAATTCTGCTTGACGAAGAAAAAATTAACTTTATCAATAAATACATTGATAACGTAGTCATCAGTATTGACGGAAGGAAAGAAGTCCATGACTCTATCCGGTATGACAGGGCGGGAAGAGGTACATATGACAGAATTGTACCTCTTGCACAAAAGCTTGTCGGTGGAAGAAATGGAAAGAGCTATTTTGTTCGAGGTACATTCACTTCCAGGAACAAGGACTTTTCCAAAGATGTAATGCATTTGGCAGAAGACCTTGGCTTCAGGGAAATCTCGGTTGAACCGGTTGTTGGGTCGGGAGACGAATTATTTATTAAAGAACAGGATATTCCGGATATTCTCAATGAATATGAAAAGTTTGCGGCAGAATATTTAAAATGCCTGCAAGAAGGCAGCAGCTGCCGATTTTATCACTTCAACCTGAACTTGTATGAAGGACCCTGTATATATAAAAGAATAACTGCTTGTGGAGCAGGCTTTGAGTACCTGGCAGTATCACCGGAGGGGTATTTGTATCCCTGCCATCAGTTTGTAGGCCAAAAAGAATTTATCATGGGGGATGTATTTGAAGGTATCGGTAATGAAAAGCTTAAACAAAGTTTTAAAAATAATAATATCCTTACAAAAGAAAAATGCAGGGATTGTTGGGCAAAGCTGTTTTGCTCCGGGGGTTGCCATGCAAACGCATGGTATTCAAACGGAAGTATACTTAAGCCAAATGAAATTGCATGTACGCTTCAAAAGAAAAGAATTGAGTGTGCCATCATGATACAGGCTTTGCGGCATGCTGAAAGTGGTATTCAATTGAATTAA
- a CDS encoding MBL fold metallo-hydrolase has product MLKVHILTDDRVRMRGLLAEHGLSLWIEKDGKAILFDTGQSSVFCHNAKAMGIALEAADYIVISHGHYDHCGGLQYFPYKDKAPAIYSHPDAFLKKFASTDMDELSMEVGIPFEISGQDWMKDRIVYTRKPLKIDKGIMVSGEIPCSSTFEEVPKDFYVEKDGRMMHDMMLDEQMLIIEDDAEIAIFLGCSHPGIINSLKYAQKLFPDKSIKLLVAGMHLENVSPIRLQMTIQHILDMNIQKVVPLHCTGFGAMYEMKRFLGDRCLILYAGDTIEF; this is encoded by the coding sequence ATGTTGAAAGTACATATACTCACTGATGATAGAGTCAGAATGCGTGGGCTGCTTGCAGAACACGGGTTGTCTCTATGGATAGAAAAAGACGGCAAAGCAATATTGTTTGATACAGGCCAATCCTCGGTTTTCTGCCATAATGCAAAAGCCATGGGCATCGCTCTCGAAGCGGCCGACTATATTGTGATAAGTCACGGCCACTATGACCATTGTGGTGGATTGCAGTATTTTCCCTATAAGGATAAAGCTCCGGCAATTTATTCTCATCCCGATGCTTTTTTAAAAAAGTTTGCTTCCACTGATATGGATGAACTGTCCATGGAAGTAGGAATACCGTTTGAAATATCCGGGCAGGATTGGATGAAAGACCGGATTGTTTATACCAGAAAGCCTTTGAAGATTGATAAAGGCATCATGGTATCCGGAGAAATTCCTTGTTCCAGCACTTTTGAAGAAGTGCCGAAAGACTTTTACGTTGAGAAGGACGGCAGGATGATGCATGATATGATGCTGGATGAACAGATGCTTATTATTGAGGATGATGCTGAAATAGCAATTTTCCTTGGATGCAGCCACCCGGGAATTATCAATAGCCTCAAGTACGCGCAGAAGCTTTTTCCTGATAAAAGCATAAAACTTCTGGTGGCCGGGATGCATCTGGAAAATGTAAGTCCTATACGCTTGCAGATGACCATCCAGCACATACTGGATATGAATATCCAAAAGGTTGTTCCTTTGCATTGTACTGGATTTGGAGCAATGTATGAGATGAAACGCTTCCTGGGTGACCGCTGTCTTATCCTGTATGCGGGAGATACAATAGAATTCTGA
- a CDS encoding iron hydrogenase small subunit, producing MKTVKLKINDREVEVPEGSTILEAARKVNIEIPTLCYLKGINQIGACRMCLVEVKGARTLQAACVYPVSEGLEVWTNTPKIRQARKINLELILSNHETNCLTCIRNGKCELQELAESFGVDKIRFEGENIKRPLDESTVSIVRDPNKCILCRRCVATCMNVQGVGAIGVTERGFKSIVEPAFNKGLDNVSCVNCGQCIVNCPVGAIYEKSDTEKVWNALNNSKMHVIAQTAPAVRVALGEEFDMDIGTNVKGKMVAALKRMGFDKVYDTNFAADLTIMEEGNELINRIKNDGKLPLITSCSPGWVKYCEYFYPEFLDNLSSCKSPHEMMGAVLKSYYAEKNDIDPSKIFVVSVMPCTAKKFEAVRPELSAVGYPDVDAVITTRELARMIRESGIDFKALPDEQFDPVFGDSTGAAVIFGATGGVMEAALRTVSEILSGKPLDSVDITDVRGLEGVREAVISAGSMEIKAAVAHGLCNARKLLDMVKAGERQYHFIEIMACPGGCINGGGQPIVKANVRLQKNYIKLRAQAIYEEDRNLPIRKSHENPSIKKLYDEYLGEPNSHKAHQLLHTHYIPREKYC from the coding sequence ATGAAGACAGTAAAGCTCAAAATCAATGACCGGGAAGTGGAAGTTCCTGAAGGTAGTACAATTCTTGAAGCTGCCAGAAAGGTTAATATTGAAATACCTACACTGTGCTATCTGAAAGGGATTAATCAGATTGGTGCCTGCAGGATGTGTCTTGTAGAGGTCAAGGGCGCAAGAACGCTTCAAGCTGCTTGTGTATATCCTGTCAGTGAAGGCCTTGAGGTATGGACAAATACACCTAAAATAAGGCAAGCCAGAAAGATAAATCTGGAACTGATTCTTTCAAACCATGAAACAAACTGCCTTACATGTATAAGGAACGGAAAATGCGAACTGCAGGAATTGGCTGAAAGCTTCGGAGTAGATAAAATACGTTTTGAAGGCGAAAACATTAAAAGACCTCTTGATGAGTCAACGGTTTCTATTGTTAGAGACCCAAACAAATGTATACTTTGCCGCAGGTGCGTTGCAACCTGTATGAATGTTCAGGGGGTCGGTGCTATAGGAGTAACTGAAAGAGGTTTCAAATCAATTGTTGAGCCGGCATTTAATAAAGGACTGGATAATGTTTCTTGTGTAAACTGCGGGCAGTGTATAGTTAACTGTCCTGTAGGAGCGATATATGAAAAAAGTGATACTGAAAAAGTGTGGAATGCTCTGAATAATTCCAAAATGCATGTGATAGCACAAACAGCACCGGCTGTTCGTGTCGCTCTGGGTGAAGAATTTGATATGGATATTGGAACAAATGTAAAAGGAAAGATGGTCGCAGCCTTGAAACGTATGGGGTTTGATAAGGTATATGATACTAACTTTGCAGCAGATTTAACTATAATGGAGGAAGGAAATGAACTGATAAACCGCATTAAAAATGATGGGAAATTGCCTTTGATAACTTCCTGTAGTCCAGGGTGGGTTAAGTACTGTGAATATTTTTATCCTGAATTTTTGGATAATCTTTCTTCGTGCAAGTCACCCCATGAAATGATGGGGGCTGTATTGAAATCCTATTATGCTGAGAAGAATGATATTGATCCATCAAAGATTTTTGTTGTATCTGTTATGCCCTGTACAGCCAAAAAGTTTGAAGCGGTGCGGCCTGAATTAAGTGCAGTGGGGTATCCGGATGTGGATGCAGTTATAACAACAAGGGAGCTTGCCAGGATGATCAGGGAATCCGGCATTGATTTCAAAGCCCTCCCCGATGAGCAGTTTGATCCTGTGTTTGGCGATTCTACAGGCGCAGCCGTAATATTTGGTGCAACAGGTGGAGTTATGGAAGCTGCACTCAGAACTGTATCGGAAATATTAAGCGGCAAGCCTTTAGATAGTGTAGATATAACAGATGTAAGAGGCCTTGAAGGTGTAAGAGAGGCTGTTATTAGTGCAGGAAGCATGGAAATTAAAGCAGCTGTGGCTCATGGGCTTTGTAATGCGAGAAAACTGCTGGATATGGTCAAAGCAGGAGAAAGACAATACCATTTTATTGAAATCATGGCCTGCCCGGGTGGATGTATCAATGGAGGAGGACAGCCTATTGTAAAAGCAAATGTACGTTTACAAAAAAACTATATTAAATTGAGAGCCCAGGCAATTTATGAAGAAGACAGAAATCTTCCTATTAGGAAATCACATGAGAATCCATCAATTAAAAAACTTTATGACGAGTATCTTGGTGAACCAAACAGCCATAAAGCACACCAACTGCTGCACACGCATTATATTCCGAGAGAAAAGTACTGCTGA
- a CDS encoding transcriptional repressor, producing MTEKNIAVTSEIRLVLEVLNRCRGHQVNDEKIHEILKYKRNKEHRLNSQRVKEVLELLVKIGLVEKTTDVLGISEYEIKLPTGYCNHKLVCLRCGRVKEVGGDVLKKLKKDIELSAKFYMLEKPIKIYGYCEKCRGLSNNSSLPDAW from the coding sequence TTGACTGAAAAAAATATAGCTGTTACTTCAGAAATAAGGCTTGTACTCGAAGTGTTAAACCGATGCAGAGGGCATCAGGTTAATGATGAAAAAATACATGAAATTTTAAAATATAAAAGGAATAAGGAACACAGACTTAATTCTCAGCGAGTAAAAGAAGTACTTGAATTGCTTGTAAAAATAGGATTGGTTGAAAAAACTACGGATGTTTTAGGAATTAGCGAATATGAGATTAAACTGCCAACAGGTTACTGCAATCATAAATTGGTTTGTTTGAGGTGCGGAAGAGTTAAAGAGGTTGGTGGAGATGTATTGAAAAAGCTTAAGAAAGACATAGAGTTATCTGCAAAATTTTACATGTTAGAGAAACCTATAAAAATATATGGCTATTGTGAAAAGTGCAGAGGATTATCGAATAATTCATCGCTACCGGATGCTTGGTAG